The DNA sequence AAACTGAATTCTGACATTGATTCCGGCCATAAAAGTACACTGCTGGTTCAGTTGGGAAATATTTCGCAACGTGTTGGACACTCCTTAAACATTGATCCAAAAACAGGACATATACTTGACGACAAGGATGCCATGCAATTTTGGCAACGCAGCTACGAAAAGGGCTGGGAAATAAAATTGTAACGAAGAAATCAGAGAAAATTTTAATCAGGAGAAAAATTTCCTCCCCCTTTTTATGGGTACAGGAACGCTCCATAAGTTTTGAAACGATGAACACTCGAAGATCATTTATAAAAACTGTGAGTACGGGGACTGCCCTTTCTACCCTGACATTTTCAACTGTTGGAGCCACTGCTTCCCGCCTGATTTCTGAAAATCTTTCCGGAGAAAAACCCATTCGTATTGGCATTATTGGTGCCGAGAATTCGCATACGGTCGGATATGGAAAGCTTTTCAATATCGATAAAAAATTTCCGGGAGTAGAGCTTAAATATGTATGGGGCGAAACGGAAGAGTTTGCAAAAGAGTCTATGACCAAAGGCCAAATCCCATATATGGTGAAAGATCCGTTAGAAATGCTTGGAAAGATCGACGCACTGATTGTCGACCACCGGCACGCCAAATATCATTTAAAAGCAGCAGAACCATTTGTAAAAGCAGGTATCCCAACCTTCATTGACAAACCTTTTTGTTACACGGTTGCTGAAGGAAAAGAATTTCTGGAAATGGCCCGGGAAGCTGGCACTCCGGTTTCATCATACAGCACCATTGCACATACAGATTCGACATTCGATATAGTTGATCAGATAAAGTCGCTTGGCGAATTCAACAATATTATACGCAATGGCCCGGCTGATATTGAATCTCCCTATGGTGGAATATTCTTTTACGGTGTGCATCTGGTACAACCGCTGATGTATATGTTTGGCGAAGATATCAAAGTGGTAAAAATCAATAAATATGGGAAAAAAGCAGGAGCTGTTCTGATTTTTGAAAGTGGTTTACAGGCCAATCTGGTGTTCAATACGCTTCACTACGGTTGGGAAACATATGTGGAAACAAAAAAAGGAATTGTTGAACTCAAATCAAGGGTTCAGGAATCCGTACCTGAAAGATGTTACCGCGATATGGTCGAAATGTTCCGTACCGGAAAAGAGCCACTCAGCCATGAAAGTATCTTAAAACCGATAGCAGTACTCGAAGCAATGGAAAAATCAGTTTCAAGTGAAAAATGGGAAGAGGTAAAAATGTGAGAATAAAAAACAAGAATATGAATTACTCTTTTCCACATAAAATCCAGCAATCAATTGTTTTATACTTAATACTGACAATGAACGTTTCCTTTGCCCAGACCAAAATTGAAGGCTTGTTATACCTCAACAAAAAACCTGTTTCCGTAGAGATAAAAGACGGAAATATCATTAGTGTGCAGCAAATCGATAAATATACCGACGAAAGTAATCCGGTTTACATTGCACCAGGACTGATTGATCTTCAAATCAATGGATACATGGGTATCGATTTCTCAGATCAGAATTTAAATACTGAAGGAATAAGAAAAGCTGTAAAAGCCCTTTGGAAGCAAGGAGTGACGTCCTTTCTACCTACTTTGATTACAGCTGATCAGGAACATCTCAGAAATAGTTTTTCGATTCTTGCAAAGGCATTGGATGATGAAGAAATTGGCCTGTCAGTCCCTGGATTCCATCTCGAAGGGCCATACATCTCTCCTGAAAAGGGATTTCGCGGGGCACATCTGGAAAAATACATCAGAAAGCCTGACTGGAATGAATTTCAGGAATTACAGAAAGCTGCGCACAATGGCATTAAACTAATTACTGTTGCTCCTGAAATAGAAGGAGCTATTTCGTTTATTCAAAAATGCAGTCGTGAAGGAATTGTTGTTTCACTTGGACATCACAATGGAAATGCACAGCAAATTAAACTGGCAACAGATGCCGGAGCCTCCCTGTCTACTCATTTGGGCAATGGTTGTGCAAACCTGATCGACCGTCACAATAATCCTCTATGGCCGCAACTTGCCGACGATCGTCTATCGGTAAGTCTTATTGTTGACGGATTTCATTTGAATCAGGAAGAGGTACAATGTTTTTACAAAATCAAAGGAATCAACCGCACTATATTGATTTCAGACGCACTCGATCTTGCAGGACTTGAACCCGGAGAATACACCAGATGGGAAAGAACTGTGGTTTTAACTCCTGATGTTGTGAAATTTCCGGCAGAAAATGTGTTGGCTGGAGCTGCCTCTCCCATTACCGCCGGTGTATCAAATATGATGAATTTCACACAATGCAGTCTCGCCGATGCCATTCAAATGGCCAGTACCAATCCGGCCAGGCTAATTGGGTTGAAAAACCTTGGGGAAATTAAGCCAGGGATGCGGGCTGATTTAATTGTATTTAAAATGGAAAACTCGAAAATTGTTATTCAGAAAACCATTGTTGCCGGCAAAGTAGTTTATTCAAACCATTAATTATTATTTGATAATTATTCACACAACAGTCAAATGAATATGAAAGAACAAACCCAAAGTATTGGAAATTATCGTTATCGAATTCTGGCACTGGTATTTATGGCCACTACGATTAATTATTTTGACCGTAGTATTGTTGGTGTAATGGCCCCAACCTTGCAAAAACTTTTCGACTGGACAAATAAAGACTATGCGGCGATCATGGTCTCCTTCAAAATTGCCTATGGTATAGGATTGCTGTTCATGGGAAGCATTATTGACCGGCTTGGCACCAAGATAGGATATACTATTTCAATTGTAGTCTGGAGCATATTCGGAATGCTGCATGCTGTAATCAGGCCGGCTTTCAGTTTAATTGGATTTATTACGGCCCGGTTCGGACTTGGAATTGGCGAGTCGGGAAATTTTCCTGCCGCAATTAAAACTGTAGCAGAGTGGTTCCCCAAAAAGGATCGGGCTTTTGCCAACGGCATTTTTGATGCATCAACCAGCGTTGGGGCAATTTTAGCCCCGTTCATTGTTGGAGCCATTGTTTCCCTCGAAGGAGATAACTGGCAAATACCTTTTCTTATTACAGGTGCGCTTAGTGCTTTGTGGGTATTTTTATGGATGAGAACCTATCAAAAACCGGAAGAACATCCAAAATTATCAAAAGAGGAGTTAGCCTATATTAACAGCGATTCTGAAGAGGAGACAACAGAAAAAATTCCCTGGTTAAAATTATTACCAAAGAGGGAGACCTGGGCTTTCTCATTAACTACACTAACTGATGGCGTTTGGTGGTTTTATCTTTTCTGGGGTGCGAAATTTCTTGCAGAACAGTTTGGAGTAGACATTAAAAACATAGGACTTCCTTTTCTGATTATTTTCCTGATGGCTGACGCAGGGAGTCTGCTTGGGGGGTATTCCTCTGGTGCATTAATAAAAAAAGGCTGGTCAATCAATAAGGCCAGAAAAATAACCATGCTGGTTTGTGCCATTATTATTTTACCAGTAAGCTTGGTACCGGTTATTACAAGCAAATGGATAGCAGTCTTTTTAATTGGTCTTGCTGCTGCAGGACATCAGTCATGGTCAATCAATGGCTATACGTTGGTTCCGGATGTTTTTCCCAAGAAAGCAATCGCTTCTGTGATAGGAATAGGAAAAATGATTGGGGTGGCAGTCGCGATAATTGCGGATATTGCCTTAGGGGCAGTACTTGATACCGCCGGTAATTCAGGCTATTTCTGGGCATTCATGATCGCAGGGTTCTCTTATATCCTCATCTTGGGATTTGTACATCTGTTGATGCCAAAGATGACCCCATTGGATGACAATTTGAATTATATAAATAATAAATAACTTTTTTAAATAACAACAAGAATATGGAAATTGTAATTTTAAAAAACAAGCAAGCTCTTGGTGAAATAGCCGCCCATAGGGGTGCAGAATTGATTCGTAAAGCTATCCTCGACGGGGGCATGGCCAACATCATTGTTGCTACAGGTGCATCGCAGTTCGAAATGCTAAACGAGTTGGTAAAAGAGGATGTTGACTGGTCGAAAGTCACTGCTTTTCACCTGGATGAATACATCGGCATTTCTGAAATGCACCCTGCATCATTTCGGAAATATCTAAAAGAACGATTTGTAGATATTGTATCCCCGAAAATGTTTCACTATGTAAATGGAGAAATTAATCCGGATGAAGAGTGCAAAATCCTGGGAAATCTAATCAGCAAACATCCAATTGACGTAGCTTTTGTGGGAATTGGCGAAAACAGTCATTTAGCATTCAATGATCCACCAGCTGATTTCGAAACGGAAGAAGCCTATCTTGTGGTGACATTGAACGAAGCCTGTCGCCGCCAGCAATTGGGTGAAGGTTGGTTTCCCACAATTAGCGATGTTCCTGAAAAGGCAATCAGTATGTCTATCAAGCAGATCATGAAATCGAAAGCCATTATCTGTTGTGTCCCCGATTTACGAAAGGCAGAGGCGGTCAAAAAAACGGTTGAAGGTTCAATTTTACCAGCAATTCCTGCATCGATCATGCGGTGCCATGAGGTTGTATGGCTTTATCTTGATAAAGATTCAGCCTCGATGCTATCCTGAAATGCAAACGATTATACATTTAAAGCATCATAACTCTTTAGAAAATATCAATTTATGTAAACAAATGACAACAGGTGTTATGTATTCATTATTCTACCTGGACTCCTCATCTCCACCTATGATAAAATCATGGATTTCAGAAATGAATTAATATACCTAATGATAAAATTGATTATGAAGAATTAATTTAAAATTAAACATTATTATTATCATGGCTTCATCTAATAGTTATAAATCGGATGTCCTTTCAGTAAATGCTACCGAAGCATCTCTTGATAAAAATGGATTAGAAAAAGTGATTGGAATGGGTGTTCGGCTCGCTTCACTGGATTTCTACAGAGGACTGGTGATGGTGCTTCTAATGCTTGAAGCCTCGGGCTTATACGATCATATATTCAATATGACCACGCCGGGTTCTTTTTTACATTCGATAGCCAATCAATTTAAGCATTATCCCTGGCATGGATTACATTTCTGGGATTTGATACAACCAGCTTTCATGTTTATTGCCGGTACTGCCATGGCTTTCTCACTTACCAGGCAAATGACAATGGGACGTTCGTGGAATCAACAGGCTAAACATGCTTTTAAACGGAGCTGGTGGTTGTTTTTTTGGGGTGTGTTTGATTATGCTGTACGAGGAGATCATTTATCCTTCGAACTTTGGGATGTATTAACACAATTATCTTTTACCATGCTGGTGGCATTTCTCGTTTTTCGCTGGAAGGCTGGTTCCCAGATACTTTTGAGTATTGGTTTATTAATACTGACTGAATTTTTGTATCGGTTTATACAAATCCCCGGTTTTGATCAACCTTTTACCGATCAGCATAATTTTGGTAATTATATTGATCTGATATTAATGAATAAGATCAATTCCGGAGGATGGGTTGCTATAAATTGTATCCCCACCGCCGCACACACAATATGGGGCCTGGTAGCCGGGAAATGGCTGCTTACTAAGCCCGATAATAAAAGCAAAATTGCCCCTGTTATTATTCTTGGAGCACTTGCTTTGTTGGTAGGTTATGGCCTCGACATTGCAGGTATCACCCCAATTATTAAAAAAATTGCAACTTCTTCTTTTACACTTGTTTCCGGCGGCTATTGCTTGCTGGCATTGGCGTTTCTTTATTTTTGGATTGATGTAATGAAACATACCCGGTTTCTTCCTTTTTTTACTATTGTTGGAATGAACTCTATTTTTATTTATCTATTCTTCGAAATCGTGGTAAATCGATGGCTTTCCGATTATATCAATACGATTGTAAATGGTGTTATATCGCCAATTGGCATATCACAAGCAGCAATTGCAATCATTGGTGCACTTGCAATATTTATGGTTGAATGGTATTTGTGTTTCTGGCTCTATAAAAAGAAGATATTCTTTAAGTTATAAAATTCAACTAAAATATTCAGGAAATAACTTTTGACCTTGGATATAAACTAATATTAAACCAATAAAAATGAAAAACAATCGCAGAGACTTTTTAAAAATTACCGGGCTTACAGGAATTAGCCTGGTGGGTTCACGTTTATTCGGAAATACTGCCGGATTAAGTTCTGATATGCATGAATCTCAGGATTCCGGTATCCAAAGATTTAATATGTGCGGATATTCAGCGCCAAAAATAAATACTGTCCGCGTTGGCTTTATAGGTTTAGGCCAAAGGGGGCCTGAACATTTGAAAAATATGACTAAAATGGAGGGGGTTGAAATTAAAGCATTGTGCGACATACGCCCTGAAGTTGTTGACAGTGCCAAAAAGAGCATTGAAGGTTCTATCCATAACCCTGCCATCTATACCGGAAATGAAGAAGAATGGAAGAAACTATGCGACCGCAAGGATATTGATTTGGTATTCATTGCTACCCCCTGGGATATGCATACGCCAATGGCCGTTTATGCTATGGAACAAGGCAAACATGTGTGTTTAGAAGTTCCGGCTGCCGTTACAATTGAAGAATGTTGGCAATTGGTCGATACGTCAGAACGGACACATAAGCATTGCATGATGATGGAAAATTGCTGTTATGACTTCTTTGAGCTACTTACACTTAATATGGCACGACAAGGCTATTTTGGTGAAATTGTGCATGCTGAAGGTGCTTATATTCATAATTTGCTGAACCTAAATTTCAATAAGAATGCATATTGGAAGATGTGGCGTTTGAAAGAGAACGATAAAAGGAATGGAAATTTGTACCCGACACATGGTTTGGGTCCTGTTTGCCAGGTCATGAACATCAACCGGGGTGATAAAATGGATTACATGGTATCAATTTCAGGTAATGATTTTATGATGAGTGAAACAGCTAAAGAACTTGCGGCCAAAGATGACTTTTATAAACCTTTTGTAAATGAAACTTACCGTGGTAACATGAATACCACTTCGATCCGTACCAATAAGGGAAAAACCATTATGATACAGCATGATGTTACCTCACCCAATATTTATTCCAGAATTCATAAAATAAGCGGAACAAAAGGTTCTGCCTTGAAGTACCCGGTTCCGGGCCGGATTGCTAACGGTGGAGAAGATTGGCTATCTGAGCAGGAAGTAAAAGCATTAGGAGAAAAATACCAGCCTGAAATAGTAAAAAAGGTTGGCGAATTGGCTAAGGAAGTTGGTGGACATGGAGGCATGGACTTTCTAATGGATTGGCGTACGATTGATTGTCTTCGTAATGGATTACCATTTGACCAGGACGTGTATGATGCAGCTTTGTGGAGTGTTATCGCACCTTTAAGTGAACAGTCTGTAGCCCATCGTTCAAGTTCTGTGGATATACCTGATTTTACAAGAGGTTCATGGAAAACAAACAAAGCTATTGATATCCTACTCGATAAAGGAGGAGATACAAAAGTAAAATTATAGACAAGTAAAATTCAAGGTTGCATATTTTTAAAGATGTTGGTAACAGTTCCCCGACTTTTTTAATTAAAGCAAAAATCGAAACTTATGCAAGCGGAGATGAATCAAAAAGATAAAGCATTTGCATCAGTCATTGAAACCATTGGGAACACTCCTTTGGTTGAACTATCCCGGATCACCAAAGGGATAGATGGGCGTATTCTTGCAAAACTCGAATACCTCAATCCTGGATTTTCAAAGAAAGATCGTATTGCTCTTCAAATCATCGAAGATGCCGAGCGGGAACACAGACTAACTCCGGGTCAAACTGTAGTGGAGTTGACTAGCGGCAATACAGGCACAGGATTAGCAATAGTCTGCGGTATTAAGGGGTATCCCTTTGTAGCGGTAATGTCCAGAGGAAATTCTATGGAAAGGGCACGCATGATGTCTGCCTTTGGCGCTGAAGTTATTCTTGTTAACCAATTACCGGATTCTTTAACAGGACAAGTTTCTGGTGGAGATTTGGGTATGGTTGAACGTGAAACACAGCGTATTGTTGCCGAGCGCAATGCATTTCGTGCCGATCAATTTAAACTTGCAGGCAATTTTCGTGCTCATTATTTGCATACTGGGCCGGAAATCCTGCAACAATCCGGAGGCATCATTGATGCTTTCTGCGATTTTGTTGGGACAGGAGGCTCTTTTGCAGGATGTGCTGCATCTTTCAAAGAGTATAAACCGGCAATAAAGTGTTATGTAATTGAGCCGGATGGAGCGGCTGTACTTGCAGGTGAGCCTGTCACTTATCCTAATCATCGTATTCAGGGAGGTGGCTATTCTATGCCTGGGTTAATGATGCTTCGGCCAGAACACATTGATGGCTATTTAAAAGTTACAGATGCTGAATCTATTCAGATGACAAGAAGATTGGCGTATGAAGAAGGGATTTTTGCTGGATTCTCATCTGGGGCCAATGTTGCAGCAGCATTACATCTTCTTCAGACATCCTTTCGTGGAAAGACAATTGCTGTTATAATCTGTGACTCGGGCTTGAAATATTTAAGCACAGATTTATGGGTATAGTTTCAGAACTCAAGATTTAAATTGATTTTAGCATTTTGAGAACGCGAATATATATATATGTAAGTAATAAGAATAATATAAGATCGTATTTTGTTTATATGCTATAATATATGTGCATTTATCTCATTATGCGATAAATAATTTTGAAAACAAAAGAGATCGAAGCACTTGAACAACTTCATAAAAAGCAGTTTGAATAACACAACAAGGGAAACATAATTAATGTCTTCTTTTATCTAATCAAAGGCGGTCGATAATTGACTTGGCAAACATTTTTGATTTGCACTAAAGAACTACAGAACGTTGGTTTGATATTTGGGGAAGAAGCAGGATCGATTCCCTATCTATAATGCCTGGAAGAGGAGTGAAAACTCGCATAAGGGACTATTCGATAGAGGTTCCAAAGCAATTAGAGCTTCATAACCGCAACTTAATAAATGTATTTCTAACTTTAAAGTTCAACACAATATTATCATCTGCAAAAAGACTTTGCAGAATTTTTTAAAAGATACTGGGCTATAGCTGGAAAAGAATTCGACAATCGTTAAAAGGCAAAGGCTATCAAAATCAATTTGAACTTAAACAGAAACAAATTGAACGTCTTAAAGGATTGGAAGATAGCGGATATATTGACTTTTTTGGGTGATGAAAGTCATTTTTTTTTGATTATCATAATCATTTTGAAACGGAATTTAGGCTATAATGACCTTAATATTTGCATCCTCAAGTCGCTTTTTATCGCTTTCCAGAATTCCTGAATCAGTAATTACAATGTTAATTTTATCGAGCTTACAAATAAAAGCAAGGCTTTTCCGAAGGAATTTGGAAGAATCGGTTACAACAATTACTTCACGGGCAACTTCAATCATGATTTGATTCATGTAAGCCTCCTCAATGTTTGGTGTTGAAATGCCATTCGAAGGGTCAAAGCCATCAACGCCAAGAAATACTTTGTCGACATAGAAATTTTTAAGATTTCTTTCAGCTAGCGGGCCAATAAAGCATAATGAATTTTTACGTAATACTCCGCCGGGCATAATCAAATTGATATTTGTATTCGAAACCAATTGATTAGCGATATTTAAAGCATTGGTAATAATAGTTACATTATTCAACGATGTCGAAAGGTTTTTTACGATTTCGACTGTAGTTGTACCTGAATCGATTATTACAGTGTCAGAATCATTAATAAGCTTAGCCGCAACTTTGCCAATTCTGCTTTTTTCCGACATATTTATTTTGTTTTTTTCTCCCAGTTGCTGGTCAAAGCTTACTGTCTGATTTATACTCATAGCTCCACCACGTGCACGAACTAAAAGTTTTTTCATTTCAAGTTGTTCCAAATCATTACGGATAGTTACTTCACTAACACCGAATTCTTTGCTGAGATCGTTAACAAAAACCTGATCATGCGCAGAAAGCATCTGCATGATTTTCATCCGTCTTTCAACTGTGTTGTGCTGATTAATTTTTCCCATATACTTTTTTTAGTTCCGTTGGTTGCTCAAAACAAGGGAGTTTTTCAACTGATTGCAAAGATAGCCAATAATTTTTTTATCTACTGAATTCAATTGTATTACAAATATAAAACATATAAGGTAACGAAACTGATTTGACAACTAAAGAAAAGATAAAATAAATTTAAATGTAGTAAATTAAATGAAAAAAAAATATATATATTTGTAATGAAAGTAAACGAAAGAATATTTACAAAAATTACAACCAAGCCCTATGAATACGAATAAATCTTCCGATTCAGTTTTTTCGAAGCAGGATAAAACTTATACCGGGAAAGAGATTTGGAATCAGCCAGTATTGTGGCAAGAGATTTTTACCCAGGTCCAGCAGGAAAAACAATCTATCACTTCATTTTTAAATAAAGCACTCCAACACAATAATTTAAATATTGTTATTACAGGAGCTGGAACAAGTGCATTTATTGGTCTTTCTCTTTCTGGTATTTATGGCCGAAAATCAGGAAAACATGTGAATGCGGTTTCAACCACTGATCTGGTTACCCATCCTAACGATTATTTAAGCACTGACAGTCCGGTACTGTTAATATCATTTGCACGTTCAGGGAATAGTCCTGAAAGCGTTGCGGCTGTTAGCATTGCAGATCAGGTTTGTTCAAAAGTGTTCCACTTTATTATTACCTGCGACGAGAAAGGCGAATTGGCAAAATACGACACCTATTCGCCAAAATTTGTTTTTGTTCTTCCTGAAAATGCAAATGATAAAAGTCTGGCCATGACCGGTAGTTATTCAGGAATGCTGCTGGCCGGATTACTTATTGCAAGAATAAATGAAATTGATTCGCTGGCTCCGCAGGTCAACGTGCTTATTCAGTACGGTCAAAAATTACTTGGTCAATCAGAAATATTCAGAGAAATTGCCGAAATGAGTTTCGAAAGGGCTGTTTTTCTTGGATCGGGTCCTTTATTGGGAACAGCTACTGAATCTCATTTAAAATTGCAGGAACTTACCGATGGAAACATCATTTGCAAAAGAGATTCTTTTCTTGGGTTCAGACATGGGCCCAAAGCGGTTATCAATAACAAAACGCTTGTTTTTCTTCTCTTTTCGAATCAACAGTATGTCATTCAATACGAAACCGACCTCATTGAATCACTTCATGACGGACAACAACCTTTATATACAGTTGGACTAATTGAAAGCGGTACTTTAAAAGCAAAAATTGATCGCGTTTTTGTTCTGTCCGATAAAGGAAATCAGCTTGATGAGGAGTTTTTGCCGGTTTGTTTTATTCTTCCTGCCCAAATGATCGGGTTTTATAAATCGATCCAACTTGGATTGAATCCTGATTCGCCATCGTTAAGTGGCGCTATTAACAGGGTAGTAAAAGGTGTTTTAATTTATCCATACGAAAATAAAGATTGATGAATCATAAAATCAGGAATAAAGCTATTGCTCTGAATATCCCTCTCATGGACTACATACTGAAGAGAGTTGACGAATTATCGGAGCAGGATGGAATAAACAGGACAATCTTTGCTGCCTGTCCTAATTCTATCTCCGTGATTAAAGCTGCATTGCGGTCAGCCAAGCGCTGGAACAGCCCGGTGAAATTTGCCACAACGCTTAATCAGGTAGATATTGACAGAGGCTATACAAACCTCAACCAGAAGGAATTTTTCAATACGATTAAACTTGAAGCTGACCGACTTAATGTAGAAGTTCCGGTAATCGTTGCAGTCGATCATGGCGGACCCTGGCTCAAAGATCTTCATACGATTGAAAAATGGAGTTTTGAACGGTCGTTTGAAGCCGTTAAAAAATCATTTGAAGCTTCTGTGTCAGGTTGTTATGATCTTATTCATGTAGATCCGACCATAGATATAACACTTCCTTCAGGCCAGCTAATTGCCATTGAGACCGTTGCTGCACGAACGCTCGATTTGATTGAACACACCGAGAATTTTCGCCGGAAAGGCGGATTTCCGCGGATGGCATACGAAGTAGGCACCGAAGAAGTACATGGAGGGCTGGCCGATATGTCAACCTTTCGTAAGTTTCTTGATCTTCTTCAAAAAGGTCTTTCTGACCGGGGTCTGAAAGATGTTTGGCCATGTTTGGTAGTTGGCAAAGTGGGTACCGATTTACACACGACCACTTTCGATCCGAATGTAGCAAAAGAACTGACGAAAGTAGCACGCGAGTATGGAAGCGTCATTAAAGGTCATTATTCCGATGGTGTGACCAATCCCGAAGCCTATCCGCTTTCAGGAATGGGAGGTGCGAATGTTGGACCGGAATTTACCATTTCAGAATACGATGGATTAATGGAACTCGAAAAACTGGAAATACAATATTTTAATTCTGGTAAAATTGCACGTTGTTCTGATATAGGAGTGATTTTATATCAGGCTGTTGTACACTCAGGCCGTTGGAAAAAATGGATTCAGTCAGGAGAAGATGCTGCAAATTTTGAAAGCATTCGTTCTGAAAGAAAAGAATGGCTGATTAGTACAGGATGCAGATACATATGGCAAAATGCTGAAGTTTTAGCCGCTCGCGCACAATTATATTCTAACCTTGAAAACCGTGGAATACAGGCCGAAGGAATTGTGCTTTCAAATATCGAATGTGCCATGGATAAATACTTCGCGGCATTTAACCTAAAAAACCTGAACGATTTACTATAAAACAAAAACCAAGTATGAATACAAAACAAAAACCAGATGTTATAGTGTTAGGCGAACTTAATGTAGATATTATTCTGAACGGTATTGAACAATTCCCGAAAATGGGAAAAGAAATACTGGCAGAGAATATGAATCTCACGCTTGGAAGTTCATCTGCAATTTTTGCCAGCAACCTCAGCACATTAGGAACAAAAGTAGCTTTTATTGGCAAAATCGGAAAAGATGGTTTTGCTGCAGTTGTACTTGACAGTCTTCAGGAAAAAGGAGTTGACACTTCGAATATTATACAGTCGGATACATTAAATACAGGCGCAACCATTGTGCTGAATTACGATCAGGATCGTGCTATGGTGACTTATCCAGGTGCCATGGAAGACCTGAAACTGGAAGACATTGATTTTAGTTTCCTGTCAACAGCCCGGCACCTTCATTTTTCTTCTATTTTTCTGCAACCGGGCATCCGAGAAAGCTTACCCGCAATGTTTGCTAAAGCCAAATCACTTGGAATGACTACTTCGCTCGATCCACAATGGGATCCGGCTGAAAAATGGGAAGTAAACCTATATGAATTACTCCCGACACTCGATATTTTTCTTCCAAACAAAGCAGAGTTCTTTCTGCTGACAGGCACAGATTCATTGGAAGAAGGAATTGAAAAGATCAAAGTCATCGATCCTAATATCACTCTTATTATTAAGGATGGTGCTAATGGAGCCTATGCCTGGAAAGCTGGGAATCTCATACATCAGCCGGCTTACCTGAATACTGAAGTCGTTGATTGCATTGGTGCTGGTGACAGTTTCAATGCAGGTTTAATACATGCATTTATCAAAGGTTCATCATTGGAGAAATGCCT is a window from the Aquipluma nitroreducens genome containing:
- a CDS encoding PLP-dependent cysteine synthase family protein, coding for MNQKDKAFASVIETIGNTPLVELSRITKGIDGRILAKLEYLNPGFSKKDRIALQIIEDAEREHRLTPGQTVVELTSGNTGTGLAIVCGIKGYPFVAVMSRGNSMERARMMSAFGAEVILVNQLPDSLTGQVSGGDLGMVERETQRIVAERNAFRADQFKLAGNFRAHYLHTGPEILQQSGGIIDAFCDFVGTGGSFAGCAASFKEYKPAIKCYVIEPDGAAVLAGEPVTYPNHRIQGGGYSMPGLMMLRPEHIDGYLKVTDAESIQMTRRLAYEEGIFAGFSSGANVAAALHLLQTSFRGKTIAVIICDSGLKYLSTDLWV
- the agaR gene encoding transcriptional repressor AgaR, whose translation is MGKINQHNTVERRMKIMQMLSAHDQVFVNDLSKEFGVSEVTIRNDLEQLEMKKLLVRARGGAMSINQTVSFDQQLGEKNKINMSEKSRIGKVAAKLINDSDTVIIDSGTTTVEIVKNLSTSLNNVTIITNALNIANQLVSNTNINLIMPGGVLRKNSLCFIGPLAERNLKNFYVDKVFLGVDGFDPSNGISTPNIEEAYMNQIMIEVAREVIVVTDSSKFLRKSLAFICKLDKINIVITDSGILESDKKRLEDANIKVIIA
- a CDS encoding carbohydrate kinase family protein, whose protein sequence is MNTKQKPDVIVLGELNVDIILNGIEQFPKMGKEILAENMNLTLGSSSAIFASNLSTLGTKVAFIGKIGKDGFAAVVLDSLQEKGVDTSNIIQSDTLNTGATIVLNYDQDRAMVTYPGAMEDLKLEDIDFSFLSTARHLHFSSIFLQPGIRESLPAMFAKAKSLGMTTSLDPQWDPAEKWEVNLYELLPTLDIFLPNKAEFFLLTGTDSLEEGIEKIKVIDPNITLIIKDGANGAYAWKAGNLIHQPAYLNTEVVDCIGAGDSFNAGLIHAFIKGSSLEKCLESGALTGAVSTTKAGGTGAFESLEGLRKIAIDHFGMKLN
- a CDS encoding SIS domain-containing protein — encoded protein: MNTNKSSDSVFSKQDKTYTGKEIWNQPVLWQEIFTQVQQEKQSITSFLNKALQHNNLNIVITGAGTSAFIGLSLSGIYGRKSGKHVNAVSTTDLVTHPNDYLSTDSPVLLISFARSGNSPESVAAVSIADQVCSKVFHFIITCDEKGELAKYDTYSPKFVFVLPENANDKSLAMTGSYSGMLLAGLLIARINEIDSLAPQVNVLIQYGQKLLGQSEIFREIAEMSFERAVFLGSGPLLGTATESHLKLQELTDGNIICKRDSFLGFRHGPKAVINNKTLVFLLFSNQQYVIQYETDLIESLHDGQQPLYTVGLIESGTLKAKIDRVFVLSDKGNQLDEEFLPVCFILPAQMIGFYKSIQLGLNPDSPSLSGAINRVVKGVLIYPYENKD
- a CDS encoding class II D-tagatose-bisphosphate aldolase non-catalytic subunit gives rise to the protein MDYILKRVDELSEQDGINRTIFAACPNSISVIKAALRSAKRWNSPVKFATTLNQVDIDRGYTNLNQKEFFNTIKLEADRLNVEVPVIVAVDHGGPWLKDLHTIEKWSFERSFEAVKKSFEASVSGCYDLIHVDPTIDITLPSGQLIAIETVAARTLDLIEHTENFRRKGGFPRMAYEVGTEEVHGGLADMSTFRKFLDLLQKGLSDRGLKDVWPCLVVGKVGTDLHTTTFDPNVAKELTKVAREYGSVIKGHYSDGVTNPEAYPLSGMGGANVGPEFTISEYDGLMELEKLEIQYFNSGKIARCSDIGVILYQAVVHSGRWKKWIQSGEDAANFESIRSERKEWLISTGCRYIWQNAEVLAARAQLYSNLENRGIQAEGIVLSNIECAMDKYFAAFNLKNLNDLL